In Prochlorococcus marinus str. MIT 1214, one DNA window encodes the following:
- a CDS encoding DUF6439 family protein, protein MIKKNKYIWPEKVRFLTKELHNEISLDNYNWHKFRGNKQRRSAELIISAISQLINNGDEEEIEELLNQAILWIKEEIKDTGCKSH, encoded by the coding sequence ATGATAAAAAAAAATAAATACATTTGGCCAGAAAAAGTTCGATTTCTTACAAAAGAACTCCATAATGAAATCAGTCTTGATAATTACAACTGGCATAAATTCAGAGGAAACAAACAAAGAAGAAGCGCTGAATTAATTATTTCTGCAATTTCACAATTAATTAATAATGGAGATGAAGAAGAAATAGAAGAATTACTTAATCAAGCAATATTATGGATAAAAGAGGAAATTAAAGACACAGGATGTAAAAGTCATTAA
- a CDS encoding class I SAM-dependent methyltransferase: protein MAAPSLKKIAYHTLQQGKTLAGLAHKELSTKLMEVFAPEAAPGKFPINQDLIKEVRRSMENLETIDWKEAEDGIYPKSQLFEAPWLEWAKKYPLVWLDMPQTWQRRKKNKTREIPRNVNEADYPDYYLQNFHHQTDGYLSDHSAEIYDLQVEILFNGTADSMRRRVLSPLKRGLKKYLSKDSKKVKVLDIATGTGRTLQQIQSALPQVELYGLDLSGSYLKQASKYLSSRSGELVQLTKGNAEKMPYASETFQALTCVFLFHELPRDARQNVLSECFRLLEPGGTLVLADSIQIEDSPKFTPIMENFHKIFHEPYYRDYIVDNINLRLEESGFSSITSESHFMTKVWKANKPV from the coding sequence ATGGCAGCGCCAAGCCTTAAAAAAATTGCATATCACACTCTTCAACAAGGAAAAACACTTGCTGGGTTAGCTCATAAAGAGTTAAGTACAAAGTTAATGGAAGTTTTTGCGCCTGAGGCAGCTCCAGGCAAATTTCCAATCAATCAAGATCTGATAAAAGAAGTTAGAAGATCAATGGAAAATCTAGAAACTATCGATTGGAAAGAAGCAGAGGATGGCATTTACCCTAAATCTCAACTATTCGAAGCTCCATGGCTGGAATGGGCAAAGAAATACCCCTTGGTTTGGCTAGATATGCCACAAACGTGGCAGAGACGAAAGAAAAATAAAACCAGAGAAATCCCCAGGAATGTAAACGAGGCAGATTATCCTGATTATTATTTACAAAATTTCCATCACCAAACAGACGGTTACCTAAGTGATCATTCTGCTGAAATTTATGACTTACAAGTTGAGATTCTTTTTAATGGAACGGCTGATTCCATGAGAAGAAGGGTCTTATCCCCTTTAAAAAGAGGTCTAAAAAAATATTTATCTAAAGATTCAAAGAAAGTCAAAGTTTTAGATATCGCAACTGGAACTGGGAGAACACTTCAGCAAATACAAAGTGCGTTACCACAAGTGGAACTTTATGGGCTTGATTTGTCAGGTTCATACCTAAAGCAAGCAAGTAAATATCTCAGCTCCAGAAGTGGTGAACTTGTTCAGCTAACCAAAGGAAATGCAGAAAAAATGCCCTATGCATCAGAAACTTTTCAAGCTTTAACTTGTGTTTTTCTTTTTCACGAACTTCCTAGAGATGCACGCCAGAATGTTTTAAGCGAATGCTTTAGATTGTTAGAACCTGGTGGAACTCTTGTTCTTGCCGATTCAATTCAGATAGAAGATTCTCCAAAATTCACTCCAATAATGGAAAACTTTCACAAAATATTCCACGAACCTTATTATAGAGATTACATAGTTGATAACATAAACCTAAGATTAGAAGAAAGTGGCTTTTCCTCAATTACTTCTGAATCCCACTTCATGACTAAAGTATGGAAAGCAAACAAGCCAGTTTGA